A window of the Schlesneria paludicola DSM 18645 genome harbors these coding sequences:
- a CDS encoding YHYH protein yields MFYHQTIMDRRLFRLILAGVMAITADRAIAHPGHEHEDDALPRRVAQGDQQPAPSESPPEISLAFEVFVKAKAIQTRWDNRYFYVESRGIPDHPMMIGITAWQQQVPLPQNYAGDNAWQIPLRPVSAKNPRSTKNEFLRGAIAIAANGIPIFNPLNNRGEDANLAGELDEYGGHCGRADDYHYHLAPVHLQTTIGKGLPIAYALDGYPIYGYEEPDGSKVVGLDKFNGHKDANGNYHYHASKTYPYLNGGFYGEITQREGQVEPQPRAEPLRPALSPLRDAKITDFQELKPGSYRLTYTINKKPGTVTYTTAADGSVRFEFLDINRTRTNETYYPKRRPAATNAGRKFPSTRDDQNAARKAEPRAENKPGDQPKLIVTSTSVDRQGRLAKECTCDGVGLSPAIEWKQAPPGTKYFAVSLWHTAPDQEKSYWLVYNIPSHVQKLDRSSQNVGMVGINDRRKAAYEPMCSKGPGVKTYHLTVYALSAEVRLPEKQASRAKLLTAIKDTILAEGTLDVEYERK; encoded by the coding sequence ATGTTCTACCACCAGACGATTATGGATCGACGACTCTTCCGTTTGATACTGGCAGGGGTCATGGCCATCACGGCAGACCGTGCGATCGCGCACCCCGGACACGAACATGAGGACGACGCATTGCCACGACGAGTGGCTCAAGGTGATCAACAACCGGCTCCAAGCGAGTCACCCCCCGAGATCTCCCTCGCCTTTGAAGTGTTCGTCAAGGCGAAAGCGATCCAAACTCGTTGGGACAATCGCTATTTCTACGTCGAGTCGCGGGGGATTCCCGACCACCCCATGATGATCGGCATTACCGCCTGGCAGCAACAGGTGCCGCTTCCGCAGAATTATGCGGGCGACAACGCCTGGCAGATCCCCCTTCGTCCTGTGTCGGCGAAGAACCCTCGCTCGACAAAGAACGAATTTCTCCGCGGAGCGATCGCCATCGCAGCCAACGGAATTCCAATCTTCAATCCTCTGAACAATCGCGGCGAAGATGCCAATCTGGCCGGGGAACTCGATGAATACGGTGGTCATTGTGGTCGTGCCGATGATTACCACTACCATCTTGCCCCGGTCCACCTCCAGACGACGATCGGAAAGGGGCTGCCCATCGCGTACGCACTCGACGGTTATCCCATCTATGGTTACGAAGAACCAGACGGCTCGAAAGTGGTGGGACTCGACAAGTTCAATGGCCACAAAGATGCCAACGGCAACTATCACTACCATGCGTCGAAAACGTATCCGTACCTCAATGGTGGGTTCTACGGTGAAATCACTCAACGAGAAGGACAGGTCGAGCCTCAACCGCGTGCCGAGCCACTACGTCCCGCGCTGTCGCCACTGCGCGATGCCAAGATTACTGATTTTCAAGAACTGAAGCCTGGCTCGTATCGCCTGACCTACACGATCAACAAAAAACCAGGAACGGTCACGTATACCACGGCCGCAGATGGATCGGTCCGGTTCGAATTTCTGGATATCAATCGAACCCGAACGAACGAAACGTACTATCCGAAACGCAGGCCTGCGGCGACCAATGCCGGTCGAAAGTTCCCGTCAACGCGCGACGATCAAAATGCGGCCCGCAAAGCGGAACCGCGCGCCGAGAACAAACCGGGTGACCAACCCAAACTGATCGTGACCAGCACGTCGGTCGATCGACAAGGAAGACTAGCGAAGGAATGCACGTGTGACGGAGTGGGCCTGTCACCCGCGATCGAATGGAAGCAGGCACCGCCCGGAACGAAGTACTTTGCCGTCAGTTTGTGGCATACAGCACCCGATCAGGAAAAGTCGTACTGGCTTGTTTACAACATTCCGTCCCACGTCCAGAAGTTAGACCGAAGCAGCCAAAACGTCGGGATGGTCGGCATCAATGATCGACGCAAGGCCGCCTACGAACCGATGTGCTCGAAGGGACCCGGAGTGAAAACGTACCATCTGACAGTCTATGCGCTCTCGGCAGAAGTTCGGCTGCCAGAGAAACAGGCGTCGCGCGCGAAGCTGTTGACCGCCATCAAAGACACGATACTCGCCGAAGGCACGCTCGACGTCGAATACGAGCGAAAATAA
- a CDS encoding PSD1 and planctomycete cytochrome C domain-containing protein gives MLRNLFTIVSFVAFAGLLQADETAKVASTDTAASTTSSSLVFEKDVLPILQAKCVACHGEKTQKAELNLSTQVGVKKGSSSGQVVVAGKVKESLLLEVLHEGLMPPPKEGEPLTSHEVEIVQKWVESGAQFAQPDAVAEPIVTEREISQILFLRCTVCHNGRVSEGGLDLRSRTSMLKGGKSGPAINLKKPAESLVLKKIHAGEMPPLRKLASASVKVIEKAEVETLAKWIEAGAPPTPRRSPGDAQEGESEVTAEDRQFWSFQTPRSPAVPVVKAADRVRNPIDAFVLEKLESVGLTLSPEADRRTLIRRAHFDLIGLPPTPAEVEAFVQDSDPKAYEKLIDRLLNSSHYGERWGRYWLDVAGYSDSDGVNAEDPIRHYAWRYRDYVIRSFNKDKPYDRFLLEQIAGDELVDHESSDEFNEEIYDNLVATGFLRMAPDGTYNGLTNFVPDRLDVIASEIDTLTSSLMGLTVKCARCHSHKFDPIPHRDYYRLAAVFKGAYDENDWMRPSKSGNDFPLRGIKYVRPGEKETWEAEQKRIKQEMENLKAPMEARTLELVTAQVEKHLAEVPEIMREDVRVAALASRDKRNEVQKYLVSKFEKVLQIRSEDLQKLDPNLKSMARATFRKIKALKQLESSHEPFIQALWDRGEPTPTYILRRGNYLSPGKEVEPGVPAALVEVKAPFVVEPPWPGAKKTGRRLGFARWLTSPDHPLTSRVMVNRIWKHHFANGIVKSLDNFGKAGQRPTHPELLDWLAVDFVQQGWSIKAMHRLIMTSATYRQTSEMTDQYAKLDLENRLLSRSPLRRLEAEVLRDSLLFVAGKLDETPFGPAEKVKARGDGLVTSIGTEKGWRRSIYVLQRRSQASSILEDFDLPQMAPNCVERTVATVAPQALHLLNNKMIHGWSIAMADRILNEAGADRDAQINRAYEIALGRRPDAAELELTTKSFDQLREKWLTFSQNGSKLAPKVAKTTDKNTAIIDEDAIDEDAPPEELTAPDDTVDSVDPNLSPEQQLARNALTNLCHALMNSAEFIYID, from the coding sequence ATGCTTCGAAATCTATTCACCATTGTCTCATTCGTCGCCTTTGCTGGCCTCCTGCAAGCGGACGAAACCGCGAAGGTCGCGTCGACCGATACGGCTGCGTCTACGACCTCCTCTTCGCTCGTCTTCGAGAAGGACGTTCTGCCGATTTTGCAGGCGAAATGTGTGGCCTGCCATGGCGAGAAAACGCAAAAGGCGGAACTCAACCTCAGTACGCAAGTCGGCGTCAAGAAGGGCAGTTCCTCGGGCCAGGTTGTGGTCGCCGGCAAGGTGAAGGAAAGCTTGCTGCTGGAGGTCTTGCACGAAGGACTGATGCCTCCCCCAAAGGAAGGCGAACCGCTCACCTCGCACGAAGTGGAAATCGTTCAGAAGTGGGTTGAGTCGGGTGCTCAATTTGCCCAGCCCGACGCGGTGGCCGAGCCGATCGTGACCGAGCGTGAAATCTCGCAGATCCTGTTTCTGCGATGCACCGTCTGTCACAACGGCCGTGTCAGCGAGGGTGGTCTCGACTTGCGATCACGGACATCGATGTTGAAGGGGGGCAAATCCGGCCCCGCGATCAATCTGAAGAAACCGGCCGAGAGTCTGGTTCTGAAGAAGATTCACGCTGGCGAAATGCCGCCGCTGCGGAAGCTGGCGAGTGCATCGGTGAAGGTCATCGAAAAGGCCGAGGTGGAAACACTCGCCAAATGGATCGAAGCGGGGGCACCTCCCACACCGCGCCGTTCGCCTGGCGACGCCCAGGAAGGTGAATCCGAAGTGACCGCGGAAGATCGTCAGTTCTGGTCATTCCAGACCCCACGGTCCCCAGCTGTCCCGGTCGTGAAGGCCGCGGATCGGGTGCGGAATCCGATTGATGCGTTCGTCCTCGAAAAGCTGGAGAGTGTCGGTTTGACACTGTCGCCCGAAGCGGATCGAAGAACCCTGATTCGACGGGCTCATTTCGATTTGATCGGCCTGCCACCGACCCCTGCGGAAGTCGAGGCGTTCGTTCAAGACAGCGATCCGAAGGCGTACGAGAAATTAATCGATCGCCTGTTGAATTCCAGTCATTATGGCGAACGCTGGGGACGGTATTGGCTGGATGTGGCGGGATACTCGGATTCCGACGGCGTCAACGCGGAAGACCCGATTCGCCACTATGCCTGGCGCTATCGCGACTATGTCATTCGCTCGTTCAACAAGGACAAACCGTACGACCGATTCTTGCTGGAACAGATTGCAGGAGACGAACTGGTCGATCACGAGAGCAGTGACGAATTCAACGAGGAAATTTACGACAATCTCGTTGCGACGGGTTTTCTGCGAATGGCACCGGACGGTACCTACAATGGGCTCACCAATTTTGTGCCTGACCGACTGGACGTGATCGCGTCCGAGATTGATACGCTGACGTCCTCATTGATGGGCCTGACGGTCAAATGCGCGCGGTGTCACTCCCACAAGTTCGATCCGATTCCCCATCGCGACTACTATCGCCTCGCCGCGGTTTTCAAAGGGGCCTATGACGAGAATGACTGGATGCGGCCGTCCAAGTCAGGCAACGATTTTCCGCTTCGCGGCATCAAGTACGTCCGCCCTGGAGAAAAGGAAACTTGGGAAGCGGAGCAAAAGCGCATCAAGCAAGAGATGGAAAATCTGAAAGCGCCGATGGAAGCCCGAACGCTGGAGCTTGTCACGGCTCAGGTGGAAAAACATCTGGCGGAAGTGCCCGAGATTATGCGTGAGGATGTTCGAGTCGCGGCGCTTGCTTCACGGGACAAGCGGAACGAGGTCCAGAAGTATCTAGTTTCGAAATTCGAGAAGGTTCTTCAAATTCGGTCCGAGGATTTGCAGAAGCTCGATCCGAACCTCAAATCGATGGCACGCGCGACATTTCGCAAGATCAAAGCGCTCAAGCAGCTTGAAAGCTCGCACGAACCATTCATTCAGGCGCTCTGGGATCGTGGCGAGCCAACCCCGACCTACATCCTGCGTCGCGGCAATTATCTCTCGCCGGGAAAAGAAGTCGAACCTGGCGTTCCCGCGGCCCTGGTCGAAGTGAAGGCTCCCTTCGTCGTCGAACCGCCGTGGCCTGGCGCCAAGAAGACCGGGCGTCGACTGGGGTTCGCGCGTTGGCTAACCAGTCCGGACCATCCACTGACGTCGCGCGTGATGGTCAATCGCATCTGGAAGCACCATTTCGCCAATGGAATCGTCAAGAGCCTGGACAATTTCGGTAAGGCCGGCCAACGGCCGACGCATCCCGAATTGTTGGATTGGCTGGCCGTCGACTTCGTCCAGCAGGGATGGAGTATCAAGGCCATGCATCGCCTCATTATGACGTCTGCGACGTATCGTCAGACGTCGGAAATGACCGACCAGTATGCCAAGCTCGATCTCGAAAATCGATTGTTGTCACGCTCACCTTTACGACGTCTGGAAGCCGAGGTCTTGCGTGATTCCTTGTTGTTTGTAGCGGGAAAACTGGATGAAACCCCATTTGGGCCTGCGGAGAAAGTCAAAGCCCGCGGTGACGGCCTGGTGACGTCGATTGGAACGGAAAAAGGTTGGCGCCGTAGTATCTACGTGCTGCAGCGTCGCTCTCAGGCGTCGTCGATTCTCGAAGACTTCGACCTTCCTCAAATGGCTCCGAATTGTGTGGAACGAACTGTCGCGACAGTCGCGCCGCAAGCACTTCATCTGCTGAACAATAAGATGATCCACGGCTGGTCGATCGCGATGGCGGATCGCATCTTGAACGAGGCGGGTGCCGACCGTGATGCACAAATCAACCGCGCCTACGAGATCGCGCTGGGAAGACGGCCCGATGCCGCGGAACTCGAGTTGACGACGAAGTCGTTCGATCAACTGCGAGAGAAATGGTTGACCTTCAGCCAGAACGGATCGAAGTTGGCACCGAAAGTGGCCAAGACGACCGACAAGAATACGGCCATCATCGATGAAGATGCGATCGATGAAGACGCGCCCCCCGAAGAATTGACGGCGCCAGATGATACCGTGGATTCTGTCGATCCGAACTTGTCGCCAGAGCAGCAACTCGCACGGAATGCACTGACGAACCTTTGCCATGCGCTCATGAATTCAGCCGAATTCATCTATATCGATTGA
- a CDS encoding DUF1501 domain-containing protein translates to MFNGGNGPFSIGSEMGRRNFFQNVGTGIYGAALASLLSRDLRANSATDEPKPGDPRPIYNLSPRKPQFEPKAKAVIHLFMNGGPSQMDLLDPKPALDRMHGQSLFEKIAGELESPGSGGAIMRSPFKFKQHGQSGMWVSNAMPHFAECVDDVAMIHSMHTVNLTHEPALYHIHSGRVIPGQPSLGSWVTYGLGSESENLPAYVVLDDPLGLPVNGTSSWASGYLPPIYQGTRFKATGTPVLNLDREYNEPDDITDLERSLIGSLDRMHRSRRAGQNQLDARIASYELAAKMQMMAPEALDLSQETAETLAMYGIGEKVTDSYGRRCLIARRLVERGVRFVQLFINSQIWDTHDHLQPEIQKACDRTDKPVAALIKDLKARGLFDDVLVLWGGEFGRLPIAQLRGGDESVTAGRDHNKNAFSCWMAGAGIKAGQIHGTTDEIGLMAVENKVSVTDWHATILHLLGLNYEDIYYERNGLKEKLTGVEKARVVQEILA, encoded by the coding sequence ATGTTCAATGGTGGAAATGGACCGTTCTCGATCGGCTCCGAAATGGGGCGTCGTAATTTCTTTCAGAATGTCGGAACCGGAATTTACGGTGCCGCATTGGCGTCCTTGTTAAGCCGGGACCTGCGAGCAAATTCTGCGACCGATGAGCCCAAACCTGGCGACCCCAGGCCGATCTACAATCTGTCGCCCCGCAAGCCGCAGTTTGAGCCCAAGGCGAAAGCCGTCATTCATCTGTTCATGAATGGTGGTCCCAGCCAAATGGACTTGCTTGATCCCAAGCCCGCGCTCGATCGCATGCACGGACAGTCGCTGTTCGAAAAGATTGCTGGCGAGCTTGAATCGCCTGGATCGGGCGGCGCCATCATGCGCTCTCCGTTCAAGTTCAAGCAGCACGGTCAGAGCGGCATGTGGGTTTCAAACGCGATGCCGCACTTTGCCGAATGCGTTGATGACGTGGCGATGATCCATTCGATGCATACGGTCAATCTGACGCACGAACCGGCGCTCTACCATATCCACAGTGGTCGCGTCATTCCCGGACAGCCATCGCTTGGATCGTGGGTGACCTACGGACTGGGCTCGGAAAGTGAGAATCTTCCGGCGTATGTCGTTCTCGACGACCCTCTCGGTTTGCCGGTGAATGGCACCTCAAGCTGGGCATCGGGGTATCTGCCTCCGATCTACCAGGGAACTCGCTTCAAGGCGACGGGAACGCCTGTTCTGAATCTCGACCGCGAATACAACGAACCGGACGACATCACCGACCTTGAGCGAAGTTTGATTGGCAGTCTGGACCGGATGCATCGCAGTCGTCGCGCCGGACAGAATCAACTCGACGCACGCATTGCCAGTTATGAACTGGCAGCGAAGATGCAGATGATGGCTCCCGAGGCACTCGATCTGTCACAAGAGACGGCCGAAACGCTGGCGATGTATGGCATCGGCGAGAAGGTGACGGACTCGTATGGCCGACGCTGCCTGATTGCACGCCGCCTGGTCGAACGGGGCGTCCGTTTCGTCCAATTGTTCATTAATTCGCAGATTTGGGATACGCACGACCATCTGCAGCCTGAAATTCAGAAGGCCTGCGATCGCACGGATAAGCCCGTTGCGGCGCTGATCAAAGACCTAAAGGCACGCGGACTGTTCGATGACGTACTGGTTCTCTGGGGCGGCGAGTTTGGTCGGCTTCCGATCGCTCAGCTTCGCGGCGGAGATGAATCGGTGACTGCGGGGCGCGACCACAATAAGAATGCCTTCTCGTGCTGGATGGCCGGCGCGGGAATCAAGGCCGGTCAGATCCACGGAACGACTGACGAAATTGGCCTGATGGCGGTGGAGAACAAAGTCAGTGTCACGGACTGGCACGCGACAATCCTGCACCTGCTGGGACTCAACTACGAAGACATTTACTACGAACGTAACGGCTTGAAAGAGAAACTGACCGGCGTTGAAAAAGCACGCGTCGTTCAGGAAATCCTGGCCTGA